In Mangifera indica cultivar Alphonso chromosome 1, CATAS_Mindica_2.1, whole genome shotgun sequence, a single genomic region encodes these proteins:
- the LOC123215469 gene encoding uncharacterized protein LOC123215469, with protein sequence MPTAWFSLKKSLHCKSEPSEVHDPKSRKHLSTILTRKAGRSGCSRSIANLKDVIHGSKRHLEKPPSCSPRSIGSSEFLNPLTHEVILSNSRCELKITGFGGFQEGVGGGGGGNGGGSTFVGTLRPGTPGPGGHSTMHYFNPSFMTTSTPPRKTRFLLSDKKASGFGGSNVHHGAVHSSNRVSLEIDSNGCSTVTCHKCGEHFTKWEAAEAHHLSKHAVTELVEGDSSRKIVEIICQTSWLKSENHCGRIERVLKVHSMQKTLAQFEEYREMVKIKASKLPKKHPRCIADGNELLRFYGTTVACSLGLNGCSSLCISEKCCVCRIIRHGFSVKKELKGGIGVFTTSTSGRAYESIEIIDKDPSIRKALMVCRVIAGRVHRPLENIQEMAGQTGFDSLAGKVGLYSNIEELYLLNPRALLPCFVVICKT encoded by the exons ATGCCAACAGCGTGGTTCTCTTTGAAAAAATCTTTGCATTGCAAATCAGAGCCATCAGAAGTTCATGACCCAAAATCCAGGAAGCATTTGAGTACAATCTTGACAAGAAAAGCAGGGAGGTCAGGTTGTTCAAGGTCTATAGCAAATCTTAAAGATGTTATTCATGGAAGCAAGAGACATTTAGAGAAGCCACCAAGTTGCAGCCCAAGATCCATAGGGAGCAGTGAGTTTCTCAACCCATTAACTCATGAAGTTATACTAAGTAACTCAAGGTGTGAGCTGAAGATTACTGGGTTTGGTGGGTTCCAAGAAGGGGTTGGCGGCGGCGGTGGCGGCAATGGCGGTGGATCAACTTTTGTGGGTACTTTAAGGCCTGGTACACCAGGACCTGGAGGGCACTCAACTATGCATTATTTTAATCCTTCTTTTATGACCACATCAACTCCCCCAAGAAAGACTCGTTTTCTTTTGTCAGATAAAAAAGCGTCTGGATTTGGGGGTTCTAATGTTCATCATGGTGCTGTTCATTCAAGCAATAGAGTTTCTCTTGAGATTGATTCCAATGGATGTTCCACAGTGACTTGCCATAAATGTGGAGAGCACTTCACCAAATGGGAAGCTGCTGAAGCACATCATCTGTCCAAGCATGCTG TTACGGAACTTGTCGAAGGAGATTCATCAAGGAAAATTGTTGAAATCATATGCCAGACAAGCTGGTTAAAGTCTGAGAACCATTGTGGTAGGATAGAAAGAGTCTTGAAAGTTCATAGCATGCAAAAAACTCTTGCTCAATTTGAGGAGTATAGAGAAATGGTAAAGATTAAAGCTAGCAAACTCCCCAAGAAACACCCTCGATGCATTGCTGATGGAAATGAGCTCTTGAGGTTTTATGGTACAACTGTGGCATGCTCTCTTGGCCTGAATGGTTGCTCAAGTCTATGCATATCAGAAAAATGTTGTGTCTGTCGTATTATTAGACATGGTTTCTCAGTCAAGAAGGAACTCAAAGGTGGAATAGGTGTATTCACAACATCTACAAGTGGAAGAGCTTATGAATCTATTGAAATTATTGACAAAGATCCGTCAATAAGGAAAGCTCTGATGGTATGCAGAGTCATTGCTGGGAGGGTTCATAGACCATTGGAGAATATACAAGAAATGGCTGGCCAAACTGGGTTTGATTCATTGGCTGGGAAAGTTGGTCTCTACTCAAATATTGAGGAGCTCTATCTGCTCAATCCTAGAGCTCTCCTTCCTTGCTTTGTGGTAATCTGCAAAACCTGA